In the genome of Drosophila pseudoobscura strain MV-25-SWS-2005 chromosome 3, UCI_Dpse_MV25, whole genome shotgun sequence, one region contains:
- the sigmar gene encoding tumor necrosis factor alpha-induced protein 8-like protein isoform X1 — protein MSVAGLRQCLLLWSVDYWNLEVMADNVFKSQDIGLRAQKKILSRMATKNIAKTFIDGTTASLLDNLYRLCKMHTGNKAKAEKLIKNIIKIVIKIGVLHRNNQFSDEELQRAENFKRKFQNTQLSIISFYEVDYTFDLAYLQKSIAESQVALKSIVQPHLTDKSLGRIDEVFDFFGDAVLLETAFKPDSPYREVMGKIVVDINSAMETGDI, from the exons ATGTCGGTGGCAGGTCTACGACAGTGCCTGCTCCTATGGAGCGTAGACTACTGGAACTTGGAAG TCATGGCTGACAATGTGTTCAAGTCGCAAGATATCGGGCTACGCGCTCAAAAGAAAATCCTCTCACGCATGGCAACGAAAAATATTGCAAAGACATTCATCGATGGGACAACGGCCTCGCTGCTGGATAACCTGTACAGGCTGTGCAAGATGCATACCGGCAACAAGGCCAAGGCGGagaagctgatcaagaatatcaTCAAAATAGTCATCAAGATTGGAGTTCTGCATCGGAATAACCAGTTCAGCGACGAGGAGCTGCAAAGAGCCGAGAACTTTAAACGCAAGTTTCAG AACACCCAACTGTCCATCATATCATTCTACGAGGTAGACTACACCTTCGACCTGGCCTATCTGCAAAAGTCGATAGCGGAATCGCAGGTGGCACTCAAGTCGATTGTGCAACCGCATCTGACGGACAAGTCATTAGGTCGCATCGATGAGGTGTTTGATTTCTTTGGCGATGCCGTGCTTTTGGAGACGGCCTTCAAGCCGGACTCGCCCTACCGCGAGGTTATGGGCAAGATTGTGGTCGACATCAACTCCGCCATGGAGACGGGCGACATCTGA
- the Alg3 gene encoding lethal(2)neighbour of tid protein isoform X2 — MCLVLRLYAKSRKVPPYVLVLSAFTSYRIHSIYVLRLFNDPVAILLLYAALNLFVDRRWTWGSILFSLAVGVKMNILLFAPALLLFYLANLGPLKTFLQLAICGSVQLLLGAPFLLSHPVEYLRGSFDLGRIFEHKWTVNYRFLSREFFEHRTFHLSLLGLHLVLLLVFAKPTWTFFQSYVRLRSVQDQLQPQIAKKNSEVQAQRKIKKEAKKEKDTEKLSAEQQSFLNAFEKTLQKSSGGKAAAPPAPAPARAESERYGIHFERCTQLALLPFFLCNFIGVACSRSLHYQFYVWYFHSLPYLVWSTSYSLGVRYLILGIIEYCWNSYPSTYLSSSALHLCHLVLLFGVARQIFQTMRLNAAAKQQQQQQKKVQ, encoded by the coding sequence ATGTGCCTGGTGCTGCGCCTGTACGCGAAGAGTCGCAAGGTGCCGCCGTACGTGCTGGTCCTGAGCGCCTTTACCTCGTACCGCATCCACTCGATCTATGTGCTGCGTTTGTTCAACGATCCCGTGGCCATCCTCCTGCTCTATGCGGCACTCAATCTCTTCGTGGATCGCCGCTGGACCTGGGGCAGCATTCTCTTCAGCCTGGCCGTGGGCGTCAAGATGAATATTCTGCTGTTTGCGCCGGCCCTGCTGCTTTTCTACTTGGCCAATCTGGGACCGCTGAAGACCTTCCTGCAGCTTGCAATTTGTGGGTCGGTCCAGCTTCTGCTGGGCGCCCCCTTTCTGCTCTCCCATCCGGTGGAGTATCTGCGTGGCAGCTTCGACCTGGGCCGCATCTTCGAGCACAAGTGGACGGTGAACTATAGGTTCTTGAGTCGGGAGTTCTTCGAGCACCGTACGTTCCACCTATCGCTGTTAGGTCTGCATTtggtgctcctgctggtgTTTGCCAAGCCCACGTGGACCTTCTTCCAGAGCTATGTTCGCCTGCGCAGCGTCCAGGACCAACTTCAGCCGCAAATTGCCAAGAAGAATAGCGAAGTCCAAGCCCAGAGGAAGATCAAGAAGGAAgcgaaaaaggaaaaggacaCGGAGAAGCTAAGCGCCGAACAGCAATCCTTTCTGAATGCCTTCGAAAAGACACTACAAAAGTCATCGGGCGGCAAGGCAGCGGCTCCTCCAGCACCCGCTCCCGCTCGGGCGGAGTCCGAGCGCTATGGCATCCACTTTGAACGGTGCACGCAACTGGCCCTTCTGCCCTTCTTCCTGTGCAACTTCATCGGCGTGGCCTGCTCCCGCTCGCTGCACTATCAGTTCTACGTTTGGTACTTTCACTCGCTTCCGTATCTGGTCTGGTCCACGTCCTATTCCCTGGGCGTGCGCTATCTCATTCTGGGCATCATCGAGTACTGCTGGAATAGCTATCCCAGCACTTATCTGTCCAGCTCGGCCCTGCATCTCTGTCACCTCGTATTGCTTTTCGGTGTGGCCCGTCAGATCTTCCAGACCATGCGGCTGAATGCGGCGgccaagcagcaacagcaacagcaaaagaaaGTGCAATAA
- the LOC6898514 gene encoding protein tumorous imaginal discs, mitochondrial isoform X1: MISCQNLFVLRGQLPAIRCCRRYQQHLRTTLKHSSSFSAWGPTAAPSISHASASKLSLLGLRTRDDGRHTVRSFYTSSRMLAKDYYTTLGVAKNANGKDIKKAYYQLAKKYHPDTNKEDPDAGRKFQEVSEAYEVLSDDQKRREYDTYGQTAENMSRQGGGFGGGGGGAGPFGPEGFSQSWQFRSTIDPEELFRKIFGEGNFRTNSFDDFADSKFGFGQAQEMVMDLTFAQAARGVNKDVNVNVVDECPKCAGSKCEPGTKPGRCQYCNGTGFETISTGPFVMRSTCRYCQGTRQYIKYPCSECEGKGKTVQRRKVTVPVPAGIENGQTVRMQVGSKELFVTFRVERSDYFRRDGADVHTDVAISVSQSVLGGTVRVQGVYEDQWINIEPGTSSHHKHTLRGKGLKRVNAHGHGDHYVHIKIDVPRKLSKEQRALIEAFAELELDTPGKIHGVTQTKNGSKKATTGASEQSGAVGGGAAKGTSKESTSETKEQQDQKESKPSGGSGQSEGGGGGGFLNKIKSMFN; this comes from the exons ATGATTTCGTGTCAAAATTTGTTCGTACTCCGCGGGCAACTGCCGGCGatccgctgctgccgccggtACCAACAGCACTTACGGACAACTCTGAAACACAGCTCCAGCTTCTCGGCCTGGGGCCCCACGGCAGCGCCGAGTATATCGCACGCGTCCGCGTCCAAATTGTCATTGCTGGGACTTAGGACACGCGATGATGGACGGCACACAGTCCGCAGTTTTTACACCTCCAGCCGCATGCTGGCCAAAGACTACTACACGACACTGGGGGTGGCCAAGAACGCCAATGGGAAGGATATCAAGAAGGCCTACTATCAGCTGGCCAAGAAGTACCATCCGGACACCAACAAGGAGGACCCGGATGCCGGTCGCAAATTCCAGGAGGTCTCCGAGGCCTACGAGGTGCTCAGCGATGATCAGAAGCGGCGTGAGTACGACACCTACGGCCAGACGGCGGAGAACATGAGTCGTCAGGGTGGCGGAttcggtggcggcggcggcggggcaGGACCCTTCGGACCCGAGGGCTTCTCACAGAGCTGGCAGTTCCGCTCGACCATCGATCCCGAGGAGCTGTTCCGCAAGATTTTCGGCGAGGGAAACTTCCGCACCAACAGTTTCGACGACTTCGCCGACTCCAAGTTCGGTTTCGGCCAGGCTCAGGAGATGGTCATGGACTTGACCTTCGCCCAGGCAGCTCGCGGCGTCAATAAGGATGTGAATGTCAATGTGGTGGACGAGTGCCCCAAGTGCGCCGGCTCCAAGTGCGAGCCGGGCACAAAGCCGGGCCGCTGCCAGTACTGTAACGGCACAGGCTTCGAGACCATCTCGACGGGACCCTTCGTCATGCGTTCCACGTGCCGCTACTGCCAGGGCACGCGCCAGTACATCAAGTATCCGTGCAGCGAGTGCGAGGGCAAGGGAAAGACTGTGCAGCGCCGCAAGGTGACTGTACCGGTGCCGGCGGGCATCGAGAACGGACAAACGGTGCGCATGCAGGTGGGCAGCAAGGAACTGTTTGTGACCTTCCGAGTGGAACGGAGCGACTACTTCCGCCGTGACGGGGCCGACGTACACACAGACGTGGCCATCTCGGTGTCACAGTCCGTCCTGGGCGGCACTGTACGCGTCCAGGGCGTCTACGAGGACCAGTGGATTAACATTGAACCGGGCACCTCCTCCCACCACAAGCACACGTTGCGAGGCAAGGGCCTTAAGCGGGTAAACGCTCACGGCCATGGCGATCACTATGTACACATCAAAATTGATGTGCCGCGGAAGCTGAGCAAGGAGCAGCGCGCACTCATCGAGGCCTTCgccgagctggagctggacacGCCAGGCAAGATCCACGGCGTCACCCAGACAAAAAATGGCAGTAAGAAAGCAAC AACAGGTGCGAGTGAACAATCCGGAGCTGTTGGAGGCGGAGCAGCCAAAGGAACCAGCAAAGAAAGCACAAGCGAAACCAAGGAACAGCAGGACCAAAAAGAGTCCAAGCCCAGTGGGGGATCAGGGCAAAGCGAAGGCGGAGGCGGGGGAGGCTTCTTAAACAAGATCAAATCTATGTTCAACTGA
- the sigmar gene encoding tumor necrosis factor alpha-induced protein 8-like protein isoform X2, with the protein MADNVFKSQDIGLRAQKKILSRMATKNIAKTFIDGTTASLLDNLYRLCKMHTGNKAKAEKLIKNIIKIVIKIGVLHRNNQFSDEELQRAENFKRKFQNTQLSIISFYEVDYTFDLAYLQKSIAESQVALKSIVQPHLTDKSLGRIDEVFDFFGDAVLLETAFKPDSPYREVMGKIVVDINSAMETGDI; encoded by the exons ATGGCTGACAATGTGTTCAAGTCGCAAGATATCGGGCTACGCGCTCAAAAGAAAATCCTCTCACGCATGGCAACGAAAAATATTGCAAAGACATTCATCGATGGGACAACGGCCTCGCTGCTGGATAACCTGTACAGGCTGTGCAAGATGCATACCGGCAACAAGGCCAAGGCGGagaagctgatcaagaatatcaTCAAAATAGTCATCAAGATTGGAGTTCTGCATCGGAATAACCAGTTCAGCGACGAGGAGCTGCAAAGAGCCGAGAACTTTAAACGCAAGTTTCAG AACACCCAACTGTCCATCATATCATTCTACGAGGTAGACTACACCTTCGACCTGGCCTATCTGCAAAAGTCGATAGCGGAATCGCAGGTGGCACTCAAGTCGATTGTGCAACCGCATCTGACGGACAAGTCATTAGGTCGCATCGATGAGGTGTTTGATTTCTTTGGCGATGCCGTGCTTTTGGAGACGGCCTTCAAGCCGGACTCGCCCTACCGCGAGGTTATGGGCAAGATTGTGGTCGACATCAACTCCGCCATGGAGACGGGCGACATCTGA
- the LOC6898514 gene encoding protein tumorous imaginal discs, mitochondrial isoform X4 has protein sequence MISCQNLFVLRGQLPAIRCCRRYQQHLRTTLKHSSSFSAWGPTAAPSISHASASKLSLLGLRTRDDGRHTVRSFYTSSRMLAKDYYTTLGVAKNANGKDIKKAYYQLAKKYHPDTNKEDPDAGRKFQEVSEAYEVLSDDQKRREYDTYGQTAENMSRQGGGFGGGGGGAGPFGPEGFSQSWQFRSTIDPEELFRKIFGEGNFRTNSFDDFADSKFGFGQAQEMVMDLTFAQAARGVNKDVNVNVVDECPKCAGSKCEPGTKPGRCQYCNGTGFETISTGPFVMRSTCRYCQGTRQYIKYPCSECEGKGKTVQRRKVTVPVPAGIENGQTVRMQVGSKELFVTFRVERSDYFRRDGADVHTDVAISVSQSVLGGTVRVQGVYEDQWINIEPGTSSHHKHTLRGKGLKRVNAHGHGDHYVHIKIDVPRKLSKEQRALIEAFAELELDTPGKIHGVTQTKNGSKKATCE, from the exons ATGATTTCGTGTCAAAATTTGTTCGTACTCCGCGGGCAACTGCCGGCGatccgctgctgccgccggtACCAACAGCACTTACGGACAACTCTGAAACACAGCTCCAGCTTCTCGGCCTGGGGCCCCACGGCAGCGCCGAGTATATCGCACGCGTCCGCGTCCAAATTGTCATTGCTGGGACTTAGGACACGCGATGATGGACGGCACACAGTCCGCAGTTTTTACACCTCCAGCCGCATGCTGGCCAAAGACTACTACACGACACTGGGGGTGGCCAAGAACGCCAATGGGAAGGATATCAAGAAGGCCTACTATCAGCTGGCCAAGAAGTACCATCCGGACACCAACAAGGAGGACCCGGATGCCGGTCGCAAATTCCAGGAGGTCTCCGAGGCCTACGAGGTGCTCAGCGATGATCAGAAGCGGCGTGAGTACGACACCTACGGCCAGACGGCGGAGAACATGAGTCGTCAGGGTGGCGGAttcggtggcggcggcggcggggcaGGACCCTTCGGACCCGAGGGCTTCTCACAGAGCTGGCAGTTCCGCTCGACCATCGATCCCGAGGAGCTGTTCCGCAAGATTTTCGGCGAGGGAAACTTCCGCACCAACAGTTTCGACGACTTCGCCGACTCCAAGTTCGGTTTCGGCCAGGCTCAGGAGATGGTCATGGACTTGACCTTCGCCCAGGCAGCTCGCGGCGTCAATAAGGATGTGAATGTCAATGTGGTGGACGAGTGCCCCAAGTGCGCCGGCTCCAAGTGCGAGCCGGGCACAAAGCCGGGCCGCTGCCAGTACTGTAACGGCACAGGCTTCGAGACCATCTCGACGGGACCCTTCGTCATGCGTTCCACGTGCCGCTACTGCCAGGGCACGCGCCAGTACATCAAGTATCCGTGCAGCGAGTGCGAGGGCAAGGGAAAGACTGTGCAGCGCCGCAAGGTGACTGTACCGGTGCCGGCGGGCATCGAGAACGGACAAACGGTGCGCATGCAGGTGGGCAGCAAGGAACTGTTTGTGACCTTCCGAGTGGAACGGAGCGACTACTTCCGCCGTGACGGGGCCGACGTACACACAGACGTGGCCATCTCGGTGTCACAGTCCGTCCTGGGCGGCACTGTACGCGTCCAGGGCGTCTACGAGGACCAGTGGATTAACATTGAACCGGGCACCTCCTCCCACCACAAGCACACGTTGCGAGGCAAGGGCCTTAAGCGGGTAAACGCTCACGGCCATGGCGATCACTATGTACACATCAAAATTGATGTGCCGCGGAAGCTGAGCAAGGAGCAGCGCGCACTCATCGAGGCCTTCgccgagctggagctggacacGCCAGGCAAGATCCACGGCGTCACCCAGACAAAAAATGGCAGTAAGAAAGCAAC GTGCGAGTGA
- the LOC6898514 gene encoding protein tumorous imaginal discs, mitochondrial isoform X3, with the protein MISCQNLFVLRGQLPAIRCCRRYQQHLRTTLKHSSSFSAWGPTAAPSISHASASKLSLLGLRTRDDGRHTVRSFYTSSRMLAKDYYTTLGVAKNANGKDIKKAYYQLAKKYHPDTNKEDPDAGRKFQEVSEAYEVLSDDQKRREYDTYGQTAENMSRQGGGFGGGGGGAGPFGPEGFSQSWQFRSTIDPEELFRKIFGEGNFRTNSFDDFADSKFGFGQAQEMVMDLTFAQAARGVNKDVNVNVVDECPKCAGSKCEPGTKPGRCQYCNGTGFETISTGPFVMRSTCRYCQGTRQYIKYPCSECEGKGKTVQRRKVTVPVPAGIENGQTVRMQVGSKELFVTFRVERSDYFRRDGADVHTDVAISVSQSVLGGTVRVQGVYEDQWINIEPGTSSHHKHTLRGKGLKRVNAHGHGDHYVHIKIDVPRKLSKEQRALIEAFAELELDTPGKIHGVTQTKNGKQVRVNNPELLEAEQPKEPAKKAQAKPRNSRTKKSPSPVGDQGKAKAEAGEAS; encoded by the exons ATGATTTCGTGTCAAAATTTGTTCGTACTCCGCGGGCAACTGCCGGCGatccgctgctgccgccggtACCAACAGCACTTACGGACAACTCTGAAACACAGCTCCAGCTTCTCGGCCTGGGGCCCCACGGCAGCGCCGAGTATATCGCACGCGTCCGCGTCCAAATTGTCATTGCTGGGACTTAGGACACGCGATGATGGACGGCACACAGTCCGCAGTTTTTACACCTCCAGCCGCATGCTGGCCAAAGACTACTACACGACACTGGGGGTGGCCAAGAACGCCAATGGGAAGGATATCAAGAAGGCCTACTATCAGCTGGCCAAGAAGTACCATCCGGACACCAACAAGGAGGACCCGGATGCCGGTCGCAAATTCCAGGAGGTCTCCGAGGCCTACGAGGTGCTCAGCGATGATCAGAAGCGGCGTGAGTACGACACCTACGGCCAGACGGCGGAGAACATGAGTCGTCAGGGTGGCGGAttcggtggcggcggcggcggggcaGGACCCTTCGGACCCGAGGGCTTCTCACAGAGCTGGCAGTTCCGCTCGACCATCGATCCCGAGGAGCTGTTCCGCAAGATTTTCGGCGAGGGAAACTTCCGCACCAACAGTTTCGACGACTTCGCCGACTCCAAGTTCGGTTTCGGCCAGGCTCAGGAGATGGTCATGGACTTGACCTTCGCCCAGGCAGCTCGCGGCGTCAATAAGGATGTGAATGTCAATGTGGTGGACGAGTGCCCCAAGTGCGCCGGCTCCAAGTGCGAGCCGGGCACAAAGCCGGGCCGCTGCCAGTACTGTAACGGCACAGGCTTCGAGACCATCTCGACGGGACCCTTCGTCATGCGTTCCACGTGCCGCTACTGCCAGGGCACGCGCCAGTACATCAAGTATCCGTGCAGCGAGTGCGAGGGCAAGGGAAAGACTGTGCAGCGCCGCAAGGTGACTGTACCGGTGCCGGCGGGCATCGAGAACGGACAAACGGTGCGCATGCAGGTGGGCAGCAAGGAACTGTTTGTGACCTTCCGAGTGGAACGGAGCGACTACTTCCGCCGTGACGGGGCCGACGTACACACAGACGTGGCCATCTCGGTGTCACAGTCCGTCCTGGGCGGCACTGTACGCGTCCAGGGCGTCTACGAGGACCAGTGGATTAACATTGAACCGGGCACCTCCTCCCACCACAAGCACACGTTGCGAGGCAAGGGCCTTAAGCGGGTAAACGCTCACGGCCATGGCGATCACTATGTACACATCAAAATTGATGTGCCGCGGAAGCTGAGCAAGGAGCAGCGCGCACTCATCGAGGCCTTCgccgagctggagctggacacGCCAGGCAAGATCCACGGCGTCACCCAGACAAAAAATGGCA AACAGGTGCGAGTGAACAATCCGGAGCTGTTGGAGGCGGAGCAGCCAAAGGAACCAGCAAAGAAAGCACAAGCGAAACCAAGGAACAGCAGGACCAAAAAGAGTCCAAGCCCAGTGGGGGATCAGGGCAAAGCGAAGGCGGAGGCGGGGGAGGCTTCTTAA
- the l(2)dtl gene encoding protein lethal(2)denticleless — protein MNIDNKLRSREHGFSNERTYDFALRRLCVAKEDSWRGIAPANYCPDFNPEPPIFSAKFANCNGYRHILAIANEDGKITLQDTTQRNHEPEEQSLPGPQCHYNAVFDLEWAPGQMRFVSASGDHTARLWEVAGSGIRGLNSYIGHTRSVKSAAFKRTDPAVFATGGRDGAILIWDIRANLNMDLTSRVDNCIYSGHTGGPGTPVSQRKQRSRTPKMSSSATSSSITGLAFQDDNTLISCGAGDGVIKVWDLRRNYTAYRKEPLPRHKLPYAGHSTFRGFTNLIVDAAGTRLFANCMDNTIYCYNLVSYSPKPLACYKGLLNSTFYIKSCLSPDGKYLLSGSSDERAYIWNLEHAEEPLVALSGHTVEVTCVAWGSSHDCPIVTCSDDARHKIWRIGPDLEGLSEAERADKYRGHASYVRQFSKKSTAPATGNHKYNLRDLESTPRSLKRLMDQNERTPGSIEKVAMKRSFLDMLGVASSEADAEQPQKRTKPLESRGRRLFGPSSQEPTCRHIQLPPIGEEEASPSKKQKENAAADDISPGTKLLSLNSSPVHSPLSENVNHIYASPPTTSAAAAAAAVAAAAASEGAGQQPLSSVIYSPTSNLPNYVLDGEAPHLAIMSPKRKAKEKVDWLTNIRKQKLMNGRAHVSLSDKINEEQQQANSVDVLASPRLQCLRQSECSPRLKATPRRRISHTDAGGGASGSSGSIPQPQPRTPTSSRRNSETTLLRFFSVQRSSSVAPDETATASGPSEMSPPPSVTPLTLRTPTTAVGSD, from the exons ATGAACATAGACAACAAATTGCGCAGCAGGGAGCACGGGTTCT CCAACGAGCGGACCTACGATTTCGCCCTGCGTCGCCTGTGCGTGGCCAAGGAGGACAGCTGGCGGGGAATCGCTCCGGCCAACTACTGCCCAGACTTCAACCCAGAGCCGCCCATATTTTCGGCCAAGTTTGCCAATTGCAACGGCTATAGGCACATTCTGGCCATAGCCAATGAGGATGGCAAGATCACACTGCAGGACACCACACAGCGCAACCACGAGCCGGAGGAGCAGTCCCTGCCGGGGCCACAGTGCCATTACAATGCAGTCTTCGACCTGGAGTGGGCCCCGGGGCAGATGCGGTTCGTTTCCGCCTCGGGGGACCACACAGCACGGCTCTGGGAGGTGGCTGGCTCGGGCATTAGGGGACTCAACTCGTATATTGGCCACACACGATCCGTTAAGTCGGCCGCCTTCAAGCGAACAGACCCAGCCGTGTTTGCCACTGGCGGGCGAGACGGAGCCATTCTCATCTGGGACATACGGGCCAATCTCAACATGGATTTGACCTCTCGCGTGGACAACTGCATCTACAGCGGGCACACGGGGGGACCGGGCACGCCCGTCTCGCAGCGAAAGCAGCGCTCACGCACGCCCAAGATGTCGTCCAGCGCCACCTCGAGCAGCATCACGGGATTGGCCTTCCAGGACGACAACACCCTGATATCCTGTGGCGCTGGCGACGGCGTGATCAAGGTATGGGATCTGCGACGCAACTATACGGCCTACAGGAAGGAGCCGCTGCCCAGGCACAAGCTGCCGTATGCCGGACACTCCACCTTCCGGGGATTTACCAATCTCATTGTGGATGCGGCAGGGACGCGGCTCTTTGCCAACTGCATGGACAACACGATCTACTGCTACAATCTGGTATCGTACTCCCCCAAGCCGCTGGCCTGCTACAAGGGTCTGCTGAATTCCACCTTCTACATCAAGTCCTGCCTAAGTCCGGATGGAAAGTACCTGTTGAGCGGCAGCAGTGACGAGCGGGCGTACATCTGGAACCTAGAACATGCAGAGGAGCCGCTGGTGGCTCTGTCGGGCCACACGGTCGAGGTGACCTGCGTCGCCTGGGGCTCTTCCCACGACTGTCCCATTGTCACCTGCAGCGACGATGCGCGGCATAAGATCTGGCGCATTGGACCCGACCTGGAGGGTCTTAGCGAGGCCGAAAGGGCGGACAAGTATCGCGGCCATGCAAGCTATGTGCGCCAATTCAGCAAAAAGTCCACGGCTCCGGCCACCGGAAACCACAAGTACAACCTGAGGGATCTGGAGTCTACGCCACGCTCGCTGAAGCGCCTGATGGACCAGAACGAACGCACGCCCGGCTCCATCGAAAAGGTGGCCATGAAGCGTTCATTTCTGGACATGCTGGGCGTGGCCAGCAGCGAGGCAGATGCCGAGCAACCGCAGAAACGAACCAAGCCCCTGGAATCCCGCGGAAGGCGACTCTTCGGGCCCTCTAGCCAAGAGCCCACTTGCAGGCATATTCAGCTGCCGCCGATTGGCGAGGAAGAAGCATCGcccagcaaaaagcaaaaggagAACGCAGCCGCCGATGATATTTCCCCGGGGACCAAGCTGCTAAGCCTCAACTCCTCGCCAGTCCACTCACCGCTCAGCGAGAATGTCAACCACATATACGCCTCACCACCCACCACAtccgcagctgcagctgcagcagcggtggcggcagcggctgcctcCGAGGGAGCTGGCCAGCAGCCCCTCTCCTCTGTGATCTACTCGCCCACATCGAACCTGCCCAACTACGTGCTGGACGGGGAGGCACCGCATCTGGCCATAATGTCGCCCAAGCGCAAGGCCAAGGAAAAGGTCGACTGGCTGACGAACATACGCAAGCAGAAGCTGATGAACGGCAGGGCGCACGTCTCGCTCAGCGACAAGATcaacgaggagcagcagcaggcaaacTCTGTGGATGTTTTGGCGTCGCCGCGTCTCCAGTGCCTGCGTCAGTCGGAGTGCAGTCCCCGCTTAAAGGCCACTCCCCGGCGGCGCATCTCGCACACTGATGCTGGAGGTGGTGCGAGCGGATCAAGCGGATCCAtaccacaaccacagccacgCACACCCACCTCCAGTCGCCGAAACAGTGAGACGACACTGCTCCGCTTCTTCAGCGttcagcgcagcagcagcgtggcACCCGACGAGACGGCGACAGCGTCGGGGCCAAGCGAGATGTCGCCACCTCCATCGGTCACGCCGCTGACACTGCGAACGCCCACGACAGCGGTGGGAAGCGATTAA
- the LOC6898514 gene encoding protein tumorous imaginal discs, mitochondrial isoform X2 produces MISCQNLFVLRGQLPAIRCCRRYQQHLRTTLKHSSSFSAWGPTAAPSISHASASKLSLLGLRTRDDGRHTVRSFYTSSRMLAKDYYTTLGVAKNANGKDIKKAYYQLAKKYHPDTNKEDPDAGRKFQEVSEAYEVLSDDQKRREYDTYGQTAENMSRQGGGFGGGGGGAGPFGPEGFSQSWQFRSTIDPEELFRKIFGEGNFRTNSFDDFADSKFGFGQAQEMVMDLTFAQAARGVNKDVNVNVVDECPKCAGSKCEPGTKPGRCQYCNGTGFETISTGPFVMRSTCRYCQGTRQYIKYPCSECEGKGKTVQRRKVTVPVPAGIENGQTVRMQVGSKELFVTFRVERSDYFRRDGADVHTDVAISVSQSVLGGTVRVQGVYEDQWINIEPGTSSHHKHTLRGKGLKRVNAHGHGDHYVHIKIDVPRKLSKEQRALIEAFAELELDTPGKIHGVTQTKNGSASEQSGAVGGGAAKGTSKESTSETKEQQDQKESKPSGGSGQSEGGGGGGFLNKIKSMFN; encoded by the exons ATGATTTCGTGTCAAAATTTGTTCGTACTCCGCGGGCAACTGCCGGCGatccgctgctgccgccggtACCAACAGCACTTACGGACAACTCTGAAACACAGCTCCAGCTTCTCGGCCTGGGGCCCCACGGCAGCGCCGAGTATATCGCACGCGTCCGCGTCCAAATTGTCATTGCTGGGACTTAGGACACGCGATGATGGACGGCACACAGTCCGCAGTTTTTACACCTCCAGCCGCATGCTGGCCAAAGACTACTACACGACACTGGGGGTGGCCAAGAACGCCAATGGGAAGGATATCAAGAAGGCCTACTATCAGCTGGCCAAGAAGTACCATCCGGACACCAACAAGGAGGACCCGGATGCCGGTCGCAAATTCCAGGAGGTCTCCGAGGCCTACGAGGTGCTCAGCGATGATCAGAAGCGGCGTGAGTACGACACCTACGGCCAGACGGCGGAGAACATGAGTCGTCAGGGTGGCGGAttcggtggcggcggcggcggggcaGGACCCTTCGGACCCGAGGGCTTCTCACAGAGCTGGCAGTTCCGCTCGACCATCGATCCCGAGGAGCTGTTCCGCAAGATTTTCGGCGAGGGAAACTTCCGCACCAACAGTTTCGACGACTTCGCCGACTCCAAGTTCGGTTTCGGCCAGGCTCAGGAGATGGTCATGGACTTGACCTTCGCCCAGGCAGCTCGCGGCGTCAATAAGGATGTGAATGTCAATGTGGTGGACGAGTGCCCCAAGTGCGCCGGCTCCAAGTGCGAGCCGGGCACAAAGCCGGGCCGCTGCCAGTACTGTAACGGCACAGGCTTCGAGACCATCTCGACGGGACCCTTCGTCATGCGTTCCACGTGCCGCTACTGCCAGGGCACGCGCCAGTACATCAAGTATCCGTGCAGCGAGTGCGAGGGCAAGGGAAAGACTGTGCAGCGCCGCAAGGTGACTGTACCGGTGCCGGCGGGCATCGAGAACGGACAAACGGTGCGCATGCAGGTGGGCAGCAAGGAACTGTTTGTGACCTTCCGAGTGGAACGGAGCGACTACTTCCGCCGTGACGGGGCCGACGTACACACAGACGTGGCCATCTCGGTGTCACAGTCCGTCCTGGGCGGCACTGTACGCGTCCAGGGCGTCTACGAGGACCAGTGGATTAACATTGAACCGGGCACCTCCTCCCACCACAAGCACACGTTGCGAGGCAAGGGCCTTAAGCGGGTAAACGCTCACGGCCATGGCGATCACTATGTACACATCAAAATTGATGTGCCGCGGAAGCTGAGCAAGGAGCAGCGCGCACTCATCGAGGCCTTCgccgagctggagctggacacGCCAGGCAAGATCCACGGCGTCACCCAGACAAAAAATGGCA GTGCGAGTGAACAATCCGGAGCTGTTGGAGGCGGAGCAGCCAAAGGAACCAGCAAAGAAAGCACAAGCGAAACCAAGGAACAGCAGGACCAAAAAGAGTCCAAGCCCAGTGGGGGATCAGGGCAAAGCGAAGGCGGAGGCGGGGGAGGCTTCTTAAACAAGATCAAATCTATGTTCAACTGA